One Amblyomma americanum isolate KBUSLIRL-KWMA chromosome 8, ASM5285725v1, whole genome shotgun sequence DNA window includes the following coding sequences:
- the LOC144100176 gene encoding 2-Hydroxyacid oxidase 1-like, whose product MATVLLAVVVFATALDGSAAQHGSSSAHPSEKGRGQPDGSRVVVTTEDLWRLGFPKLDKPVRDYYESGADQEQTLHENEAAFQRLRLRYRVLNTTPRRVLKTKLLGHCVDMPVGIAPSAMQKMAHKDGEKGTAAACQAFNTVMILSTLSSTPLEKVRKAAPNALLWLQLYVFKNRSVTTELIHRAEKAGYKALVLTVDTPAWGQRIVDVRNAFTIPAGITIANFENSRYDHFDRIKGSGLTKYTNDFFDQALTWDDVTWLKKVTRLPIVLKGIITAEDAKIAVQRGANAILVSNHGGRQLDGSPSTIEALPEIVAAVNGSKTEVYLDSGVRYGTDVIKALALGAKAVFVGRPALWGLAYNGQKGVEKMLHIFKSETDRALALMGRRSVQELQRQDVVRQEHYRKLYRASCV is encoded by the exons ATGGCGACCGTATTATTGGCGGTTGTCGTCTTCGCTACGGCACTTGACGGCAGTGCGGCTCAACATGGTAGTTCGAGCGCACACCCGAGTGAAAAAG GGCGGGGCCAACCTGACGGCAGCAGAGTCGTGGTCACTACGGAGGACCTCTGGCGGCTGGGTTTTCCCAAGCTGGACAAGCCTGTGCGCGACTATTACGAGAGCGGCGCTGACCAGGAGCAGACGCTGCATGAGAACGAGGCGGCCTTCCAGAG GTTGCGGCTTCGCTACCGTGTTCTAAACACCACGCCCAGGAGAGTGCTGAAGACAAAGCTGCTGGGACATTGTGTAGACATGCCGGTCGGCATTGCTCCTTCGGCGATGCAGAAGATGGCGCACAAGGACGGAGAGAAAGGCACGGCCGCAG CTTGCCAAGCCTTTAACACGGTCATGATCCTGAGCACGCTGTCTTCGACACCCCTTGAGAAAGTCAGAAAAGCAGCGCCGAATGCTCTGCTGTGGCTGCAACTGTACGTCTTCAAGAACCGATCGGTCACCACCGAATTGATACATCGGGCTGAAAAGGCCGGCTACAAGGCCCTGGTGCTGACTGTGGACACGCCCGCCTGGGGACAGAGAATAGTGGACGTCCGCAACGCGTTCACCATACCTGCAGGGATCAC GATCGCAAATTTTGAGAACAGCCGTTACGACCATTTCGACCGCATCAAAGGCTCCGGCCTGACCAAGTACACTAACGACTTCTTCGATCAGGCGCTGACATGGGATGACGTAACTTGGCTCAAAAAAGTCACACGGCTTCCTATTGTCCTGAAAGGAATCATCACGG CGGAGGACGCTAAAATCGCAGTTCAGCGTGGAGCGAACGCCATTCTTGTGTCCAACCACGGAGGTCGGCAACTAGATGGATCACCGTCCACG ATCGAGGCATTGCCCGAAATTGTAGCTGCCGTGAATGGAAGCAAAACTGAGGTGTACCTCGACAGCGGAGTACGCTACGGCACTGACGTCATCAAGGCACTTGCTCTGGGCGCGAAAGCGGTGTTCGTTGGGAGGCCCGCCCTGTGGGGACTCGCCTACAAC GGACAGAAGGGAGTAGAGAAGATGCTGCACATATTCAAGTCAGAGACTGACAGGGCACTGGCACTCATGG GCCGGCGATCGGTGCAAGAGCTGCAACGACAAGATGTCGTTCGTCAAGAACACTACCGGAAGCTATATAGAGCTTCTTGTGTGTAG